From a single Cupriavidus taiwanensis LMG 19424 genomic region:
- the aroQ gene encoding type II 3-dehydroquinate dehydratase, with protein MTASRSIRRSPRYRKVLVLHGPNLNLLGTREPETYGHTTLADIDAALAERAAKAGMSLQTFQSNHEGALVDRVHAARAEGIEFIIINPAAYTHTSVALRDALAGVAIPFVEVHLSNVHRRESFRHHSYFSDVAVGVVCGLGWQGYLLALDYVLGQEQPPPESSGS; from the coding sequence GTGACTGCATCCCGCTCTATCCGTCGCTCACCCCGCTACCGCAAGGTGCTGGTCCTGCATGGGCCTAACCTCAATCTGCTGGGGACGCGCGAGCCGGAGACCTACGGGCACACGACGCTGGCCGATATCGACGCGGCCCTGGCCGAACGTGCGGCGAAGGCCGGCATGTCGCTGCAGACGTTCCAGTCCAACCACGAGGGTGCACTGGTGGACCGGGTCCACGCCGCGCGCGCGGAAGGGATCGAGTTCATCATCATCAACCCGGCTGCCTACACGCATACCAGCGTGGCACTGCGCGATGCGCTGGCCGGCGTGGCGATCCCGTTCGTCGAGGTGCACCTGTCGAACGTGCACCGTCGCGAAAGCTTCCGGCACCACTCGTACTTCTCGGACGTGGCGGTCGGAGTGGTCTGCGGGCTGGGCTGGCAGGGTTACCTGCTGGCGCTGGACTATGTACTGGGCCAGGAGCAGCCGCCACCCGAGAGTTCGGGGAGCTGA
- the accB gene encoding acetyl-CoA carboxylase biotin carboxyl carrier protein — translation MDLRKLKTLIDLVAESGISELEVTEGDGKVRIVKQPPQVVAAPMAMPQMQALPAAVPAAAAPASAAAPAAEPVAQLPAGHVVTSPMVGTFYRAPSPGAAPFVNVGDAVKEGQTVCIIEAMKLLNEIECDKAGVIKEILVENGQAVEYGQPLFVIG, via the coding sequence ATGGACCTGCGCAAGCTGAAGACGCTGATCGACCTGGTGGCCGAGTCCGGCATCTCCGAGCTGGAAGTCACTGAAGGCGACGGCAAGGTACGCATCGTCAAGCAACCGCCGCAAGTCGTCGCCGCGCCGATGGCGATGCCGCAGATGCAGGCCCTGCCCGCCGCCGTGCCGGCCGCTGCCGCCCCCGCCAGCGCCGCCGCACCGGCTGCCGAGCCGGTTGCACAGCTGCCCGCCGGCCATGTGGTGACCTCGCCGATGGTGGGCACGTTCTACCGCGCCCCGTCGCCCGGCGCCGCGCCCTTCGTCAACGTCGGCGATGCGGTCAAGGAAGGCCAGACCGTCTGCATCATCGAAGCCATGAAGCTGCTCAACGAGATCGAGTGCGACAAGGCCGGCGTCATCAAGGAAATCCTGGTCGAGAACGGCCAGGCCGTGGAATACGGCCAGCCGCTGTTCGTCATCGGCTGA